The following are from one region of the Nicotiana tomentosiformis chromosome 7, ASM39032v3, whole genome shotgun sequence genome:
- the LOC138895442 gene encoding uncharacterized protein, giving the protein MVVPEMRSLSEGENEDGVDDYDNVAIASFIKETKKRRLVKDGKVVNEKVVPPALVVDVDDEVEEEPGSLVRKSSKKLTIPKSKRESSVSEIDLSKVEDEKSCGKVVEESGEQVIEESVEKVSTKKVSGKSAEKGKSARTSVKRKGDASEEPGSSKKTKIDDTQDASKEKLKNQKVLWGHTFALDILDMAGMRQLVEICEFQ; this is encoded by the exons ATGGTTGTTCCTGAAATGAGATCGTTATCTGAAGGGGAGAATGAGGACGGTGTAGATGATTATGATAATGTGGCTATTGCTAGTTTTATCAAG GAAACGAAGAAGAGGAGATTGGTGAAAGATGGAAAGGTTGTAAATGAGAAGGTAGTGCCTCCTGCACTAGTCGTTGATGTTGATGATGAGGTagaagaggaacctggttccttggtTCGTAAGTCTTCAAAGAAACTTACTATTCCAAAGTCCAAAAGGGAGTCATCTGTGAGTGAAATTGACTTGAGCAAGGTTGAGGATGAAAAATCTTGTGGAAAGGTAGTTGAGGAATCTGGGGAACAAGTGATAGAAGAATCAGTTGAAAAAGTGTCTACGAAAAAGGTGTCTGGGAAATCTGCTGAGAAAGGAAAGAGTGCTCGCACATCAGTAAAAAGGAAGGGTGATGCtagtgaggaacctggttcctccaaaAAGACCAAGATTGATGATACCCAGGATGCTAGCaaggaaaaattgaaaaatcaaaaGGTGCTATGGGGCCATACATTTGCCCTTGATATTCTAGATATGGCTGGCATGCGCCAATTGGTGGAGATCTGTGAATTTCAATAG